The following coding sequences are from one Anguilla anguilla isolate fAngAng1 chromosome 12, fAngAng1.pri, whole genome shotgun sequence window:
- the pnkp gene encoding bifunctional polynucleotide phosphatase/kinase isoform X1 — translation MGCLIGIAARRLASGFLPLGGVCRQQEASLGSLDSLVQADGSGGSDPHGDMLRQQCGELLHHHTLRHLPPRAAVGLQPSAGLLEQLLSQLPGPLAAALPHAEPDAAALLRQHSPVLQRGLQVLEEMQCVLASESGERVPLADGRAVIIGRGPDSGVSDKKCSRHQVKLVACYEDSTVHVTQLGPNPSSVGGQVLGRGQSRQLTQQDTLYLVNQSHPFTVQFSGCSNGTSSPATLRGGETKTEREKEKGKEGERASQKTAPKRSILDFYKSSPKKAVKRPHSQEEDPDGKRARTEGSSSGDDDAESLVEQKLKRLKEMAEGASVQQAEARPACGSSPCPVDRWEQVAKLLLFTAAGVTASTKVAGFDIDGCIITTKSGKVFPTSPDDWRILYPEIQPKLARLLKEGYKVVFFTNQMGIARGKLRPEVFKSKVEDVLTTLKLPVQVFVATGPGLYRKPVVGMWEHLCEKANDGVTVDKSQSFYVGDAAGRPANWAPGKKKKDFSCSDRLFALNIGLPFHTPEEFFLGWKSAPYSLPVFDPRTVDPAPRLYDPADASLTSTKQEVIVAVGFPAAGKSTFFHKHIIPKDYVYVNRDTLGTWQKCVAACERALKEGHSVAVDNTNPDLESRERYVDVCQKAGVSCRCFFFTATLEQAKHNNRFREMMPSQSKHAPVNDMVFHSYKNKFVTPSVSEGFSEVLKIHFVPSFADSQSEALFRQFSEG, via the exons ATGGGCTGTCTCATCGGCATCGCCGCCAGGCGTCTCGCGTCTGGCTTCCTTCCACTGGGCGGAGTCTGCAGACAGCAGGAAGCGAGTCTCGGCAGCCTTGACAGCCTCGTCCAGGCCGACGGGTCTGGCGGCTCGGACCCACACGGCGACATGCTCCGGCAACAATGCGGCGAACTGCTCCACCACCACACACTGCGTCACCTCCCACCCCGAGCGGCTGTGGGGCTTCAGCCATCCGCTGGCCTCCTGGAGCAGCTCCTGAGCCAGCTCCCGGGGCCCCTGGCCGCCGCCCTGCCGCACGCGGAACCGGACGCGGCAGCTCTCCTCCGCCAGCACAGTCCTGTCCTGCAGCGCGGCCTTCAGGTCCTGGAAG AGATGCAGTGTGTGCTGGCCAGTGAGTCCGGAGAACGCGTGCCCCTTGCCGATGGCCGAGCGGTGATCATAGGCCGTGGCCCTGATTCCGGAGTGTCAGACAAGAAGTGCTCCAGACACCAGG TCAAACTGGTGGCCTGTTATGAAGACAGCACAGTGCATGTGACACAG CTGGGCCCAAACCCTTCCTCTGTTGGGGGCCAAGTTCTGGGCAGAGGCCAGTCCAGGCAGCTGACCCAGCAGGACACGCTGTACCTGGTGAACCAGAGTCACCCCTTCACAGTGCAGTTTTCCGGGTGTTCCAACGGGACGAGCTCACCCGCCACTCTAAGGGGAGGGGAGACCAagaccgagagagagaaggagaaaggcaaggagggggagagggcttCTCAGAAGACTGCCCCCAAACGCAGCATCCTGGACTTCTATAAAAGTTCTCCCAAGAAG gCAGTGAAGAGGCCACACAGCCAGGAAGAGGACCCCGATGGGAAACGTGCACGGACAGAGGGTTCCTCCAGCGGGGACGACGATGCAGAGAGCCTGGTAGAGCAGAAGCTCAAGCGACTGAAGGAGATGGCAGAGGGAGCCAGCGTCCAGCAGGCAGAAGCGCGGCCTGCCTGTGGGTCCTCCCCTTGCCCCGTGGATCGCTGGGAGCAGGTGGCCAAGCTGTTGCTCTTCACTGCAGCAGGGGTCACTGCCAGCACGAAG GTCGCGGGATTCGACATTGATGGGTGCATCATCACCACAAAGTCAGGCAAAGTGTTCCCCACCAGCCCAGATGACTGGag GATTCTGTATCCAGAGATTCAGCCCAAACTGGCTCGCCTTTTAAAGGAAGGATACAAG GTGGTGTTCTTCACCAACCAGATGGGCATCGCTCGAGGAAAACTGAGGCCTGAGGTCTTCAAGTCCAAAGTGGAGGATGTTCTGACCACACTGAAACTGCCTGTGCAG GTGTTTGTGGCGACCGGGCCTGGTTTGTACAGAAAGCCTGTGGTGGGGATGTGGGAACATCTCTGTGAGAAG GCCAATGATGGTGTGACCGTGGATAAATCCCAGAGTTTCTATGTGGGAG ATGCAGCCGGGCGTCCGGCAAACTGGGCTCCAGGCAAGAAGAAGAAAGATTTCTCCTGCAGCGACAGACTA TTTGCTCTGAACATCGGGCTACCCTTCCACACTCCAGAGGAGTTTTTCCTGGGCTGGAAGAGCGCCCCCTACAGCTTGCCCGTGTTTGACCCT AGGACCGttgaccccgccccccgtctGTACGACCCCGCTGACGCCTCCCTCACATCCACAAAACAGGAAGTCATCGTCGCCGTGGGTTTCCCTGCTG CTGGGAAATCCACCTTTTTCCACAAGCACATCATCCCAAAGGACTACGTGTATGTGAACAGG GACACGCTGGGTACCTGGCAGAAGTGCGTCGCAGCGTGTGAGCGCGCTCTGAAGGAAGGCCACAGCGTTGCCGTTGATAACACCAACCCTGACCTGGAGTCTCGCGAACG gtatgtggatgtgtgtcaGAAGGCGGGAGTTTCCTGTCGCTGCTTCTTCTTCACTGCCACCCTGGAACAGGCCAAGCACAACAACAGG TTTCGGGAAATGATGCCCTCACAGAGCAAACATGCCCCTGTCAATGACATGGTTTTCCACAGCTACAA GAACAAGTTTGTCACACCCAGTGTCTCTGAAGGCTTTTCTGAGGTATTGAAGATACACTTTGTCCCCAGCTTtgcagacagccaatcagaggctctCTTTAGGCAGTTCTCTGAGGGCTGA
- the pnkp gene encoding bifunctional polynucleotide phosphatase/kinase isoform X2, protein MQCVLASESGERVPLADGRAVIIGRGPDSGVSDKKCSRHQVKLVACYEDSTVHVTQLGPNPSSVGGQVLGRGQSRQLTQQDTLYLVNQSHPFTVQFSGCSNGTSSPATLRGGETKTEREKEKGKEGERASQKTAPKRSILDFYKSSPKKAVKRPHSQEEDPDGKRARTEGSSSGDDDAESLVEQKLKRLKEMAEGASVQQAEARPACGSSPCPVDRWEQVAKLLLFTAAGVTASTKVAGFDIDGCIITTKSGKVFPTSPDDWRILYPEIQPKLARLLKEGYKVVFFTNQMGIARGKLRPEVFKSKVEDVLTTLKLPVQVFVATGPGLYRKPVVGMWEHLCEKANDGVTVDKSQSFYVGDAAGRPANWAPGKKKKDFSCSDRLFALNIGLPFHTPEEFFLGWKSAPYSLPVFDPRTVDPAPRLYDPADASLTSTKQEVIVAVGFPAAGKSTFFHKHIIPKDYVYVNRDTLGTWQKCVAACERALKEGHSVAVDNTNPDLESRERYVDVCQKAGVSCRCFFFTATLEQAKHNNRFREMMPSQSKHAPVNDMVFHSYKNKFVTPSVSEGFSEVLKIHFVPSFADSQSEALFRQFSEG, encoded by the exons ATGCAGTGTGTGCTGGCCAGTGAGTCCGGAGAACGCGTGCCCCTTGCCGATGGCCGAGCGGTGATCATAGGCCGTGGCCCTGATTCCGGAGTGTCAGACAAGAAGTGCTCCAGACACCAGG TCAAACTGGTGGCCTGTTATGAAGACAGCACAGTGCATGTGACACAG CTGGGCCCAAACCCTTCCTCTGTTGGGGGCCAAGTTCTGGGCAGAGGCCAGTCCAGGCAGCTGACCCAGCAGGACACGCTGTACCTGGTGAACCAGAGTCACCCCTTCACAGTGCAGTTTTCCGGGTGTTCCAACGGGACGAGCTCACCCGCCACTCTAAGGGGAGGGGAGACCAagaccgagagagagaaggagaaaggcaaggagggggagagggcttCTCAGAAGACTGCCCCCAAACGCAGCATCCTGGACTTCTATAAAAGTTCTCCCAAGAAG gCAGTGAAGAGGCCACACAGCCAGGAAGAGGACCCCGATGGGAAACGTGCACGGACAGAGGGTTCCTCCAGCGGGGACGACGATGCAGAGAGCCTGGTAGAGCAGAAGCTCAAGCGACTGAAGGAGATGGCAGAGGGAGCCAGCGTCCAGCAGGCAGAAGCGCGGCCTGCCTGTGGGTCCTCCCCTTGCCCCGTGGATCGCTGGGAGCAGGTGGCCAAGCTGTTGCTCTTCACTGCAGCAGGGGTCACTGCCAGCACGAAG GTCGCGGGATTCGACATTGATGGGTGCATCATCACCACAAAGTCAGGCAAAGTGTTCCCCACCAGCCCAGATGACTGGag GATTCTGTATCCAGAGATTCAGCCCAAACTGGCTCGCCTTTTAAAGGAAGGATACAAG GTGGTGTTCTTCACCAACCAGATGGGCATCGCTCGAGGAAAACTGAGGCCTGAGGTCTTCAAGTCCAAAGTGGAGGATGTTCTGACCACACTGAAACTGCCTGTGCAG GTGTTTGTGGCGACCGGGCCTGGTTTGTACAGAAAGCCTGTGGTGGGGATGTGGGAACATCTCTGTGAGAAG GCCAATGATGGTGTGACCGTGGATAAATCCCAGAGTTTCTATGTGGGAG ATGCAGCCGGGCGTCCGGCAAACTGGGCTCCAGGCAAGAAGAAGAAAGATTTCTCCTGCAGCGACAGACTA TTTGCTCTGAACATCGGGCTACCCTTCCACACTCCAGAGGAGTTTTTCCTGGGCTGGAAGAGCGCCCCCTACAGCTTGCCCGTGTTTGACCCT AGGACCGttgaccccgccccccgtctGTACGACCCCGCTGACGCCTCCCTCACATCCACAAAACAGGAAGTCATCGTCGCCGTGGGTTTCCCTGCTG CTGGGAAATCCACCTTTTTCCACAAGCACATCATCCCAAAGGACTACGTGTATGTGAACAGG GACACGCTGGGTACCTGGCAGAAGTGCGTCGCAGCGTGTGAGCGCGCTCTGAAGGAAGGCCACAGCGTTGCCGTTGATAACACCAACCCTGACCTGGAGTCTCGCGAACG gtatgtggatgtgtgtcaGAAGGCGGGAGTTTCCTGTCGCTGCTTCTTCTTCACTGCCACCCTGGAACAGGCCAAGCACAACAACAGG TTTCGGGAAATGATGCCCTCACAGAGCAAACATGCCCCTGTCAATGACATGGTTTTCCACAGCTACAA GAACAAGTTTGTCACACCCAGTGTCTCTGAAGGCTTTTCTGAGGTATTGAAGATACACTTTGTCCCCAGCTTtgcagacagccaatcagaggctctCTTTAGGCAGTTCTCTGAGGGCTGA
- the si:ch1073-280e3.1 gene encoding complement C2 isoform X1, with protein sequence MQAQALTALCAAFLLMISAKEAQTQDTTEYYDYGEDLPKNCSVSESIAGGWVSYSEEGAEGSVLTYHCAVGHYAYPISTRVCSDTGEWSAMRLANGRQVAQATCKEVQCPAQLQLDNGELWPRQQWFRAGEVQEFSCQDGFTLRGSAVRNCTMWGAWTGSTPVCDDQADDCSNPGTPPGALRTGDRFRVGEKVQYRCQTGLDLLGSSERVCLESREWSGSEARCQAPFTFDSPDSAARAIAGSLSGVMDVSSPEFKKRVSFMRNFRFGEDQSHLNIYILLDTSGSIRKQDFQKAKDTTAALISKLDSYDVNMKFQVISYAAEPKEIMNIASPWSNSVEHVLQALSKFNHTVHGKKTGTNLHAALDMVYKRMAFLKEQKDGRFNETQNVILITTDGHSNTGRSPKAVLAKIRSLMGYNISTPGKSKDLQDHTAENLLDIYVFGVGQNVNKKELNTLTSKKQGEKHIFILKKYKDLGEVFDKMISDSAVTMCGIAQEAANRNPSKDYTRPWHVHIESTSSGTAQKCKGSIVTGNWVLTAAHCFKREAVADPGSVKVVHGMREEKFASSVILHPQYNVAGLKHKKVNEFYDYDVALIKLNQSIKLSGEARPICLPCTKPANRALKMDPTSSCDQHEKAVFHLEETPAFFLTEKLLTRKETHVQRGSKRADCIKHAAVTFKPETTASLAEVVTDRFLCTGGSRDYKDAIACKGDSGGALFLRKKHRYFQVAVVSWGNRDMCSAGDSPPGDARDFHISIFSVLSWLKEHLSPDLEFLPATS encoded by the exons ATGCAGGCCCAGGCTCTAACTGCGCTTTGTGCAGCCTTTTTACTGATGATATCTGCTAAGGAAG CGCAGACACAAGACACGACAGAATACTACGATTACGGTGAAGACTTGCCCAAAAACTGCTCTGTGTCTGAGTCCATCGCTGGAGGCTGGGTGTCCTACTCAGAGGAGGGTGCTGAGGGCAGCGTGCTGACCTATCACTGTGCAGTCGGACACTATGCCTACCCAATCAGCACCAGGGTCTGCAGTGACACTGGGGAGTGGTCTGCCATGAGACTGGCCAATGGGAGGCAGGTTGCCCAGGCAACATGCAAAG agGTGCAGtgcccagcccagctccagcTGGATAATGGGGAGCTGTGGCCACGGCAGCAGTGGTTCAGGGCGGGGGAGGTGCAGGAGTTCTCCTGCCAGGACGGGTTCACCCTACGCGGGTCAGCGGTGCGAAATTGCACCATGTGGGGGGCTTGGACCGGCTCCACCCCAGTGTGTGACGACCAAG CGGATGACTGCTCAAACCCAGGGACCCCACCAGGTGCCCTGCGGACGGGAGACCGTTTCCGGGTCGGGGAGAAGGTCCAGTACCGCTGCCAGACGGGGCTGGACCTGCTGGGCTCGTCTGAGCGGGTCTGCCTGGAGTCCCGGGAGTGGAGCGGGTCCGAAGCCCGCTGCCAGG ccccTTTCACCTTTGACTCCCCTGACTCGGCGGCCCGGGCTATAGCTGGCTCCCTGTCTGGCGTGATGGATGTCAGTTCCCCCGAATTCAAAAAGAGAG TATCCTTTATGAGGAACTTTCGCTTCGGGGAGGACCAGAGCCATCTGAACATCTACATCCTGCTGGACACGTCGGGAAGCATCAGGAAGCAGGACTTTCAGAAGGCCAAGGACACCACCGCCGCTCTCATCAGCAAG CTGGACAGCTATGACGTTAACATGAAGTTCCAGGTCATTTCCTATGCCGCTGAGCCCAAGGAGATAATGAACATAGCCAGCCCCTGGAGCAACAGTGTGGAGCACGTCCTACAGGCACTCTCAAAATTTAACCACACTG TCCACGGGAAGAAGACCGGCACGAACCTGCACGCCGCCCTGGACATGGTGTACAAGAGAATGGCCTTCCTCAAGGAGCAGAAGGACGGCAGATTCAACGAGACGCAGAACGTCATCCTCATCACGACGGACG GCCACTCCAACACAGGGAGGAGCCCCAAGGCCGTCCTGGCAAAGATACGCAGCCTCATGGGGTACAACATCAGCACGCCGGGCAAGAGCAAGGACCTGCAGGACCACACAGCCGAGAACCTCCTTG aCATCTACGTGTTCGGAGTGGGGCAAAACGTGAACAAGAAGGAGCTCAACACCCTCACATCCAAGAAGCAGGGCGAGAAGCACATCttcattctgaaaaaatacaagGACCTCGGGGAGGTGTTCGACAAAATGATCA GTGACTCGGCTGTGACCATGTGTGGCATCGCGCAGGAAGCGGCCAATAGAAACCCCAGTAAAGACTACACCAGGCCGTGGCACGTGCATATCGAGAGCACG TCTTCCGGCACGGCGCAGAAATGCAAGGGCTCCATCGTGACTGGGAACTGGGTGCTGACTGCAGCTCACTGTTTCAAGCGTGAGGCCGTGGCCGACCCAGGCAGCGTGAAGGTTGTGCATG GGATGAGGGAGGAGAAGTTTGCCAGCTCCGTCATCTTGCACCCGCAGTACAACGTTGCGGGTTTGAAGCACAAGAAGGTGAACGAGTTTTACGACTACGACGTCGCGTTGATCAAGTTAAACCAAAGCATCAAGCTGTCGGGAGAAGCCAG GCCCATTTGTTTGCCTTGCACAAAGCCAGCCAACCGCGCTCTCAAAATGGACCCCACCTCATCATGTGATCAACACG AGAAAGCCGTGTTCCATCTAGAAGAGACACCAGCCTTCTTCCTGACCGAGAAGCTCCTGACCCGAAAAGAGACGCACGTTCAGAGAGGATCCAAG AGAGCGGACTGCATCAAGCACGCGGCCGTCACCTTCAAGCCCGAGACCACCGCATCCCTGGCGGAGGTCGTCACGGACAGGTTCCTCTGTACCGGCGGCTCACGGGACTACAAAGACGCAATCGCCTGCAAAG gtGATTCAGGGGGGGCTCTGTTCCTTCGGAAGAAGCATCGCTATTTCCAA GTGGCAGTGGTGAGCTGGGGCAACAGGGACATGTGCTCTGCTGGAGACTCCCCCCCTGGTGACGCACGGGACTTCCACATCAGCATCTTCTCAGTGTTGTCATGGTTGAAAGAGCACCTCAGTCCAGACCTTGAGTTCCTGCCAGCCACCAGTTGA
- the si:ch1073-280e3.1 gene encoding complement C2 isoform X2, producing MGDGDTGSGLPYKYKSQTQDTTEYYDYGEDLPKNCSVSESIAGGWVSYSEEGAEGSVLTYHCAVGHYAYPISTRVCSDTGEWSAMRLANGRQVAQATCKEVQCPAQLQLDNGELWPRQQWFRAGEVQEFSCQDGFTLRGSAVRNCTMWGAWTGSTPVCDDQADDCSNPGTPPGALRTGDRFRVGEKVQYRCQTGLDLLGSSERVCLESREWSGSEARCQAPFTFDSPDSAARAIAGSLSGVMDVSSPEFKKRVSFMRNFRFGEDQSHLNIYILLDTSGSIRKQDFQKAKDTTAALISKLDSYDVNMKFQVISYAAEPKEIMNIASPWSNSVEHVLQALSKFNHTVHGKKTGTNLHAALDMVYKRMAFLKEQKDGRFNETQNVILITTDGHSNTGRSPKAVLAKIRSLMGYNISTPGKSKDLQDHTAENLLDIYVFGVGQNVNKKELNTLTSKKQGEKHIFILKKYKDLGEVFDKMISDSAVTMCGIAQEAANRNPSKDYTRPWHVHIESTSSGTAQKCKGSIVTGNWVLTAAHCFKREAVADPGSVKVVHGMREEKFASSVILHPQYNVAGLKHKKVNEFYDYDVALIKLNQSIKLSGEARPICLPCTKPANRALKMDPTSSCDQHEKAVFHLEETPAFFLTEKLLTRKETHVQRGSKRADCIKHAAVTFKPETTASLAEVVTDRFLCTGGSRDYKDAIACKGDSGGALFLRKKHRYFQVAVVSWGNRDMCSAGDSPPGDARDFHISIFSVLSWLKEHLSPDLEFLPATS from the exons ATGGGGGATGGGGACACGGGGAGTGGACTTCCctacaaatataaat CGCAGACACAAGACACGACAGAATACTACGATTACGGTGAAGACTTGCCCAAAAACTGCTCTGTGTCTGAGTCCATCGCTGGAGGCTGGGTGTCCTACTCAGAGGAGGGTGCTGAGGGCAGCGTGCTGACCTATCACTGTGCAGTCGGACACTATGCCTACCCAATCAGCACCAGGGTCTGCAGTGACACTGGGGAGTGGTCTGCCATGAGACTGGCCAATGGGAGGCAGGTTGCCCAGGCAACATGCAAAG agGTGCAGtgcccagcccagctccagcTGGATAATGGGGAGCTGTGGCCACGGCAGCAGTGGTTCAGGGCGGGGGAGGTGCAGGAGTTCTCCTGCCAGGACGGGTTCACCCTACGCGGGTCAGCGGTGCGAAATTGCACCATGTGGGGGGCTTGGACCGGCTCCACCCCAGTGTGTGACGACCAAG CGGATGACTGCTCAAACCCAGGGACCCCACCAGGTGCCCTGCGGACGGGAGACCGTTTCCGGGTCGGGGAGAAGGTCCAGTACCGCTGCCAGACGGGGCTGGACCTGCTGGGCTCGTCTGAGCGGGTCTGCCTGGAGTCCCGGGAGTGGAGCGGGTCCGAAGCCCGCTGCCAGG ccccTTTCACCTTTGACTCCCCTGACTCGGCGGCCCGGGCTATAGCTGGCTCCCTGTCTGGCGTGATGGATGTCAGTTCCCCCGAATTCAAAAAGAGAG TATCCTTTATGAGGAACTTTCGCTTCGGGGAGGACCAGAGCCATCTGAACATCTACATCCTGCTGGACACGTCGGGAAGCATCAGGAAGCAGGACTTTCAGAAGGCCAAGGACACCACCGCCGCTCTCATCAGCAAG CTGGACAGCTATGACGTTAACATGAAGTTCCAGGTCATTTCCTATGCCGCTGAGCCCAAGGAGATAATGAACATAGCCAGCCCCTGGAGCAACAGTGTGGAGCACGTCCTACAGGCACTCTCAAAATTTAACCACACTG TCCACGGGAAGAAGACCGGCACGAACCTGCACGCCGCCCTGGACATGGTGTACAAGAGAATGGCCTTCCTCAAGGAGCAGAAGGACGGCAGATTCAACGAGACGCAGAACGTCATCCTCATCACGACGGACG GCCACTCCAACACAGGGAGGAGCCCCAAGGCCGTCCTGGCAAAGATACGCAGCCTCATGGGGTACAACATCAGCACGCCGGGCAAGAGCAAGGACCTGCAGGACCACACAGCCGAGAACCTCCTTG aCATCTACGTGTTCGGAGTGGGGCAAAACGTGAACAAGAAGGAGCTCAACACCCTCACATCCAAGAAGCAGGGCGAGAAGCACATCttcattctgaaaaaatacaagGACCTCGGGGAGGTGTTCGACAAAATGATCA GTGACTCGGCTGTGACCATGTGTGGCATCGCGCAGGAAGCGGCCAATAGAAACCCCAGTAAAGACTACACCAGGCCGTGGCACGTGCATATCGAGAGCACG TCTTCCGGCACGGCGCAGAAATGCAAGGGCTCCATCGTGACTGGGAACTGGGTGCTGACTGCAGCTCACTGTTTCAAGCGTGAGGCCGTGGCCGACCCAGGCAGCGTGAAGGTTGTGCATG GGATGAGGGAGGAGAAGTTTGCCAGCTCCGTCATCTTGCACCCGCAGTACAACGTTGCGGGTTTGAAGCACAAGAAGGTGAACGAGTTTTACGACTACGACGTCGCGTTGATCAAGTTAAACCAAAGCATCAAGCTGTCGGGAGAAGCCAG GCCCATTTGTTTGCCTTGCACAAAGCCAGCCAACCGCGCTCTCAAAATGGACCCCACCTCATCATGTGATCAACACG AGAAAGCCGTGTTCCATCTAGAAGAGACACCAGCCTTCTTCCTGACCGAGAAGCTCCTGACCCGAAAAGAGACGCACGTTCAGAGAGGATCCAAG AGAGCGGACTGCATCAAGCACGCGGCCGTCACCTTCAAGCCCGAGACCACCGCATCCCTGGCGGAGGTCGTCACGGACAGGTTCCTCTGTACCGGCGGCTCACGGGACTACAAAGACGCAATCGCCTGCAAAG gtGATTCAGGGGGGGCTCTGTTCCTTCGGAAGAAGCATCGCTATTTCCAA GTGGCAGTGGTGAGCTGGGGCAACAGGGACATGTGCTCTGCTGGAGACTCCCCCCCTGGTGACGCACGGGACTTCCACATCAGCATCTTCTCAGTGTTGTCATGGTTGAAAGAGCACCTCAGTCCAGACCTTGAGTTCCTGCCAGCCACCAGTTGA